CTGTCTGAAATAGTTATTGGGGAACCTCCGCTAGCCACTCTCCCGGATAAGGGGCGGGATTCATTGGGCTGCTTCCAGAGCTTCCAGTACAGCCGACAGAGTTTACCAGCTGTCTAAATTACAGGCGAACCGTTGTGGAACAATTTAGAGAAATGGTAATCAGGTGCTTCCATTGCAGCGTGATAAGTGGTAAATCCTGCGTAACATGGAATTTTAAGGGGAAAATAACAATGAAAACCCTATTGCTGCTAAGTCTGCTCCTGTTCTTGAGTGCATGTGCGAGGCTACCGTCTGGTCATATTCAGCCAATTGACTTGGAAGATGCCTTGAGCGGTGAGGCTTTGCTGGGCAGAACGGTCTCCATGGAGGAGTTGCCGCAAGAAGATCTTCTGGGGTTAGACCCAGAGATACGCGCTTATTTGAAAGAGTTAGCTCCAAATGCCAGCCCGCAAAGTCGTTTGGCAGCCCTGATACGGGCCTTTGAGCTGCGCGACTTCACTGTGGAGTATGATGAAAGCGCTACCTTAACAGCCATGGAAACCTATCGGCTGGCACGGGGTAACTGCTTAGCCTTCACTCTGATGATGGTGGCGATGGCCAGGGAATTAGGGGCTGAGGCTTCCTTCAATCAGGTAGAAGTGCCTCCCGTCTGGAGCCACGATGAGGCTGAGACCTTCGTCGTTTACAGACATGTGAATATGGTATCGGAAAGCTCCCGCGGTCGTCGTGTAGTCGACTTCAACCTTGCCGTTTATGACCCTGCTTACGATCAGCACATCCTGGATGACACGACGGTTTTTGCTCTCTTCTACAGTAATCGCGGAGTTGAGTTGATGCGTGAAGGGGAGAGAGAGCAAGCCTTTTTATATCTGCGCAAGGCTCTGGAGCTGCGTCCACAAAGGAGTGATTTATGGGCCAACTTGGGAGCCTTGTACAGCCACTTCGGTTTTCTAACCGAGGCGCAGCAAAGTTACCAGCAAGCCTTACATTTAAAAAGCAGCAACCTCGTTGCAATCAGCAATCTGGAGCGTCTCTACCGATACAACGGCCAGCAAGCACTTGCCGATGAATACGCCAAGCGTGCCCGCTACCACCGGGGACGTAATCCCTATTATCTCTTCTACCAGGCACGGGAGGCCTATGAGCAGGGGGACTTCAAGCGGGCCGAACGCCGCTTGCGCAGAGCTGTATCGCATTATGAGGGTGATCATCGCTTCCACTTTCTGCTCGGGTTGGCCAGATATCAGCTTGGGGAAATGGCGGCATCAAGGGAGAGCTTTGAAGAGGCCTTCTCGTTGGTGACTAGTCCCTCAACAGTCAACGCCTATCAGCGAAAATTGCATCTGATAATGCAGAGTGAGTGAGGGTTTTTGTTACTTGTAATTAAGTGTTAAGTACAAGGGCGTACTAAAATTCAATGCTAAATTGCTAAATAAAGAAAGGGGCCAGATTGGCCCCTTTCTTATTTATTGACTTGCGAGATTCGCTAATTAGAACTGGTAAGTAACACCAGCCCAGGCATAGCGGCCCTGATAGTCGTAAGTGGCGTTCCAGTTGCTACCAGAAGTAGTGGCTGGCTCACGGTCAGTTACGTTATCAATACCGGCAGTCAAACGCATAGCCTCGTTCACATCCCAGCCGGCCTTCAGGTTCAGGTAGGTGTGAGAAGGCATGTCCAGATAAGGGCTGTGACCGTCGCCAATATACTGAACGTCAGCACCGAAGTCCCAGTTATCGGCATACCAGGTTGCACTGGCAAGGCCACGCCACTTGGTGTATGCATCACCAGTTGTACCAATGTAATCTACGTTATCTGTAGTTTGTTTGGTTTGGGAGTCGTATACATCGTACTCAAGCAAGTGTGTTGCTTGAGCACGCAAAGCCAGCTTGCCAGTATCGTAGTGGAAGTTCTGGACGATATCGATATCTATACCACTGGTATTGATTTCGCCAATATTCTGCAGAGAGCCTTCCAGGTGGACAATTTGACCGGTGCTATCACGTCGTACCAGATCTTCGCTACATGCAGCGGCTATACCTGAGCGATAGCAGTCATCAAGCAGCTGTTGGAGATCTGTAGAGGTGATTGCATCTTTGATCTCTACATTGAAGTAGTCCAAAGTAATGGACAAATCTTCAGTAAAGGCCGGAGTCCAGACAACACCTGCGGTAAAGCTGGTAGATTCTTCCGGCTGTAGGTCCTGATTTCCGCCGATATTGGTAGCGATCTGGTTACCTGCCTGTAGGAAGCTGGAACTGAGATCGCCGCAGTGGTCTCCTTGTCCCTTAGTGTTGCTTTTACTGGTGTCACAGGGGTCAATTAGAGTTTCGTAGCTTTGTGCGGTGCCGCTATAAAGTTCATAAATGCCCGGTGCACGGAAGGCCGTGGACAAGCTGGAACGGAAGCGCAGATTTTCAGTTGGTGCATAAACTGCGCCTAACTTGTAGGTTGCTTGACCACCAAAAGTATCGTAGTCAGAGTAACGCACAGCTGCATCAACAGATAATTCGTCTGCGTACTTAGCACCAGATAAGATCGGCAGGTTGAACTCAGCAAATACCTCGGTAACTGCAAAGTCGCCAGAAGTAGCATCCTGCTGATTGCTGTAGGTCGCGCCACTTTGGGTTTCAGCACTTGGATTGAACTCACCAGATTCTTTACGGTATTCAATGCCACTAGCAAAACCTAAAGCACCACCTTGAAATTGAATTGCTTCAATATCACCAGTTAAGCTGGCGCCAAAATTGAGCATTTCATATTCATTATCTTCACGGTCGGTGTAGCTGATGTAATCGATGACTTCATCACTCATTCCACCGAGGAGCTGAATATTTTCTTCAGCAATACCGCTCGTGCCATCAAGGATCTGCTGCATCAGCGTTTTATTGATGGAGTTACCAACAGTATTCTCCCCTTCGTTCTTGCCGTAGCTCACGAAAGTATCCCAGCCCCAGCCATTAGCTAGGTCGCCGCGAAGGCCGCCAAGAATACGATAGGTTTCTGTCTGCTGTTCAGAGTCTCGGGTGCCACCTGCAACCGGACGCAAGCGAACATCGGTTAGTCCTGCTTGCCAAGAGTCACCATGAGATGCCTCCGGTTCACTAGGCTCCAGATCTTTCGGGCTGCCCTGAGACTTCCACTCAGCAAGCGCGGCGTTATAGGCGGCCAATTCAATTTGATAGGCGTCCTCAGCTTCCTGCCAAGCATCAGCAAGTTGGGCCTGAACTTCGGCAGGTAAGTTATCAGAAGTTATTTTTAGCCCATTGCTATTGTACATGGGCTGGGCTGCCAGCTGCTGATTGGTAGTCTTGCTGGTATAGGAACCCTCACCATAAAATTCAATTGCATCTGTAATGGAGAAGGTACCGCTGCCAGTAAAACTGGTGCGCTCCATGGCTCCGGATAGCCACATGTACTGGCCGATATCATAGTAGGAGAAGGCCCCTAATGTCTTCCCATCACTATCTACACCAAATTTACCATAGTCGGTATAGATGTTGCCGGTTGGTGACATGGAGCTTTCTAATCCAGCCCAGTCACGGTCTTTAAATGTGATTTCATCGCGTTTGCTATGGGTAATGTTACCGATAAATTGCCCGCGATCGAATTCTTTACCGAAGGTAATAGACAGCTCACCATTCTCACCGCCGCCGGCTTCAGTGGCACCTGCACGGGCGTTAATGCGAACACCGTCGAAAGAATCTTTTAGAACAACGTTGATTACACCGGCAACCGCATCAGAGCCGTATACAGCGGAGGCTCCGTCGGTAAGAACTTCGATGCGGTCGATCATATCAACCGGGATATTGTTCATATCTACGGCAGAAGCGACACCAGAGCTAGAAGATACGAAACGGCGACCATTAACCAGCACTAGGGTACGGGCAGAACCCAGGTTACGCAGGTCCACAAATGACAGACCAGCACCACCGTTGTTGTCGTTGGCATTGATACCTGTTGTTCCCATGGATGGCAGCTGGTTGAGCAGCTCATCAATGGTGCCTACACCAGAGCGCTGGATAGCTTCAGAGTCAACCAGGGTAATGGGGCCGGTAGTGGATAGTGGGTCACGAGCAATGCGGGAACCAGTAACAACTACTTCCTCAACCTCTGGTCCGGGAATAGATTCCTGGGCGAAAACGCCAGAGCTGGCGATGGTGCCCAGTGCTGCAATGGCAACGCTCAGTTTGGTCTTGATCATAGTGGAACCTTTTTATACTTAAGGTGCTTTTATGGCTATAAGTTTTAATTAAGATAACCTGTCAAATATGACTTTAAATGAAAATCCTGCAATATGGAACTATTGTGACAGCTTACTAGTCCGATTTAGCATGAATTGACAGCATCAGCCACTGATCATTTTGGCTGAATTTTGATCTTGTTAGGCTCGATATATCGCTTTGTGGTTGTTTTTTGTAAGTTCGTTGCTCTCCCTGGCTTATCGCTAATAAATTAATTTTTTTAAGATTAATCTTGACCAGCCAGATGTAAGTCATGTTTGTGTAAGTACATTACATTGTTAATTGAGGTTGGCAGGTGGCTAGCTAAGTTCTGTTTTGTTCAGTTAGTGGGTTTAGGGAGGGGGCTTTCATCTAGATGAGTGGTGATGCAGCAGTTTACTAGTTGAGTGGCTAACTGGTACATGTGGAAAAAAAAAGCCCCGCAAAAGCGGGGCTTTTCATCTAAGCCTTGGGGGCTTAGTACTAACTGTACACAGTTATCAGGAAATTAGAATTCCTGAGAGAGGCGCAGATAGTAGGAACGGCCGAACAAGCGGTAGACGGAGGGGTCAGTGCTTGCGTTGAAGCCTGCATCAATATACGGAGGTTCTTCGTTGGTCAGGTTAGTGATACCGAAAGAAACGCGTGTATTAGTTTGGGAGAAGTTATACGAAGCCGCTAAGTCGTGATACAGCTGGTAGTCAATTTTCTGGGTGTAATCAGAGTATGAAGCATCCGCTTTAATACCGCTGATGTATTCACCTAGATAAGAGACTGAAAGGTCATTCCAGTACCAGTTTACGGCATAGTTAGCTTTGTCTTCTGCGTAGGTCTCTGAATCGGAGTTCATTGTACCAACGTAGTCTTCGGTATCTGCTCCAGCAAAGGCCACACGGCTGTTTTCCAGCTGGCGAACCCACAGTAAAGAGGTTTCGAAGCGGCCAAAGTCTGTATCGAAGCCGTAGCGAATCTCAGTATCTACACCCTTTGCAGTCAGAGAGGCCACATTGAGGTAGGTATCTTCAAGGTATGCAATGCTGTAATCATTATTGCGGACAATCAATGAGCAAGCATCGGAGTTTCCGTTCTGATAGCAATCATCCAGAATGAACTGAGCGCCAAGATTATCGATCATGTCGTCGAGTTCGGTCTGCCAGTAATCCAGGGTAAGAGACATATCACCGTAGGGGAGTTCAGGCGTCCATACAAAACCAACGGTAAATGTATCACCAGTTTCTGGATCGAGGTTCTCGTTGCCACCTACACGCGCCAGTACTTGAGTGTCAGTCTGAGGTGCGGTTTGGGCACAGCCGGGAGACTTACCAACATTGGCAGAGTTACAAGGGTCATCATATGAGGGGAAGGAGTCGGTTACGCCGCGGTAGAGTTCTATGATACTTGGAGCACGGAATACTTCACCCTGAGTGGCTCGGAATTTTAGACCATCGATAATCTGAGCTTCCAGGCCAACTTGATAAACAGTGTTAGCGCCGAAGGTGCTGTAGTCATCCCAGCGAACCCCTAAGGTCATGTCGAGAGACTGAGTACCATTGTCGTACAGAGGGGCAAAGAATTCTGCAAACAAGGAGTTAACATTGTAACCACCTTCAGTTCCGGCCCCAGTATTACCTGTTACTTCATCAGCTACTTTCGCTGAATCTGGCTGGTAGGCGTAATGTTCGCGACGATACTCATAACCAAATGCGGAGCCCAAGGTACCTGCTGGCAGTTCGAACAAATCGCCAGTAATTGAGGCCATGAATTGATCTTGCTCGGTAGTGGTCTTGTCGACGACTACAGTGCCCACATACGCTAGCATCTCGTCAGTGAGTGAGCCAGCACCACCAAACAAATCGATTGGTACACAGCCCTCAATCAGAGTTTGTGGGTTGTTAATATCTGTATAGCATTCTGGAGTCCCATCTCCGTCAAGGTCGGCGGAAGGACCCATTGCTTTAGATAGATTAGGCCCATAAAACTGACCAAAATCCTGATCTGATCGTTGGCGGTATCCCTTGTTGTAGCTAACTTCCCAGTCCCACTCTTGGATAGAGCCGGTCAGGCCAGCGATGGCTTGGAATTGAGAAATTTCCTGCTCGAAACGACGGTCGGATTCAACTACCCGGCGGCGAGCATCGATAATGGGCATGTCAAAAGGATTGTAAAAGTTATCCTCAGAGATTCCGATATAGGATGAGGCTTCAACCTCACGGCCGGCACTTTGGTCGTCAGTGTAAACCCAGTTTGGATCGTCATCGGTACCAACATTCACTTCGCGAAGTGGGTTTCCGGTGAGAGGGTCAACTAGAGTATAGAAGCCATTGTAGCCTGGATCGCCGCCTGAAGCGTAAGGTTGAGGAGCAAGCTGCTGTGCTGAAGTGCGTAGATTTGCGCGGAACTCAGAGTAGAACTTGACGTTATCTGTAAGATCGAAGTTAGCTTCAGTAAAGATATTCACTCGCTCATAAGGAGTCTGAATATAGTTTACCGGGGCATAATTATAGCTACGGCCGTCAAACTCAACGACGCCATTGCCCGCATTCATAAATACGTCGGCATGATCAAAGGTAGGATTACCTTGGGAGGCTACAAACTTGCTGTTTGCAACAAGATCGCCATCATCGTTAGTTATGTAATTAATATTTCCTGCGTGATCCACTAATCGAGCTGTATTAGCGGTACCATCCCCATTGAGGTCAAAGAATCTCTGAGTCAAATTGCCTCGCTGCAGGCGACCTTCAGGGATACGGGAGGAGCCAAGGGGGAAGCCACTGGTTGCCCCATTTGCCTCAAACTCGTCACCATCCAGAATGTAGTATGAATTCTGGAAGTAATCCCAGGGTACATCTGACTGGTAAATTTCTTTCTGCTTAACGTACTCAGCCCCGAAGACTACGTTGCCGCCATCAAATGACTTGCCGGCAAGGAAGCTAAAGGACTGCTGACCACCAGCATCAGCTTCAAATGAGTCAGAGGACTGAATGTCGAGTTGAACCCCTTCAAAGTCCTTTTTGGTGATAATGTTGACAACACCGGCAACGGCGTCAGCGCCATAGGCTGCAGATGCACCATCTTTGAGGATTTCAACACGCTCGATCATCGCCGCAGGGATGGTTTGGTAGTCACCACCATCAACGGTGCGCTTGCCATTAACCAGGGTTAAAGTGCGAACTACGCCCAGGCCTCTCAGGTCAACGTTTACTGCACCAGAACCGCCATTGTTAGTGGTAGTACCAATTGGGGAGCCAGACATGGCGGGCAAGCGTTGTAGCAGGTCGCCAACGTCAGTAATGCCGGTAGCCTGCATATCTTCTGCAGTAAGTACAGTAACCGGGCTGGAGCTGTCCAGGTCAGCACGCTTAATGCGCGATCCGGTTACGATTACTTCTTCTACCATTTCCGCGTCTTCTTGGGCGAAAGCTGGCATAGTCGGAACCATGATCGCTGCCACGGTGAGGCCCAGCGCCCCTTTTACGGCTGCGGATAGGAGGTTCTTTTTCATTGTCAATCCTCTCTTGATCGTTGGATTTATAGTCTTTTGCCATGAATGGCGATCGTTAGAAACGGGTACCCCCAAGTAGCCGCTTCTCTCCCAACATACTCAAAGACGGTTGGCATCAAGAACCCCTCCATAAAAATCACATTTTTTTTCCAATAATTCGCAATGTCAGTTTTGCCAGGTTGTACGGGCGTTTTCAATTGACTTCAGCGAGAGAGGTAATCCGTATCTATGGGGGGATGTTGAAGCTAGATGGAGGTTAAGTGCAGCTTTTTAGGGGGGTGAGATATGGACAGTTAGGAGGAGAGCGATTTTTTGTATGTAGGCTTGACTTGTTAGCTTATAAACTGAATGAGAAACTGCTATACCAGTACCGTCCAGTCAGGTCGTAAGTGCGGTGGTCAAAGTTATTTTCTGTCGCCGTTACAGCAAGAGGAGGTGGGGTGTTAAGCAGGTTGTTGACTCCTATTGAGAATCGAAATCTGCTAGAGGGGTTGAAGGCGAGTTGTGCATCATGGCTAAACCAGCTGCCTATATCGTTGGTGACGATTCTATCGTTCAGAGCGTAGGTTTCCTTAGTGCGACCGACGAAATGTACGGTGTAGCCAGCTTTCCAGCGGTTGCTGCTCCAATAAATCCCCGCATTGGCTTTAAATTCTGGCAGTGAGCCTGCCCCGCCAGTTGTGATGTCTACAAAAGTGCCTGACAGTTCTTCTTCAGGCAGTCCTGCGGCTCCCTGGTTGAGGTAGTCCAGCATATGGCTTATGTTCATAGCCAGCTTGAACTGCCCATGCTCATCCTCGGGTAGATCGTAGCGAAGCGCAACATCGTAACCACGGATGGTTCTGCGGCCTTTATTGATTCTTGTTGC
The DNA window shown above is from Microbulbifer variabilis and carries:
- a CDS encoding TonB-dependent receptor plug domain-containing protein, with product MIKTKLSVAIAALGTIASSGVFAQESIPGPEVEEVVVTGSRIARDPLSTTGPITLVDSEAIQRSGVGTIDELLNQLPSMGTTGINANDNNGGAGLSFVDLRNLGSARTLVLVNGRRFVSSSSGVASAVDMNNIPVDMIDRIEVLTDGASAVYGSDAVAGVINVVLKDSFDGVRINARAGATEAGGGENGELSITFGKEFDRGQFIGNITHSKRDEITFKDRDWAGLESSMSPTGNIYTDYGKFGVDSDGKTLGAFSYYDIGQYMWLSGAMERTSFTGSGTFSITDAIEFYGEGSYTSKTTNQQLAAQPMYNSNGLKITSDNLPAEVQAQLADAWQEAEDAYQIELAAYNAALAEWKSQGSPKDLEPSEPEASHGDSWQAGLTDVRLRPVAGGTRDSEQQTETYRILGGLRGDLANGWGWDTFVSYGKNEGENTVGNSINKTLMQQILDGTSGIAEENIQLLGGMSDEVIDYISYTDREDNEYEMLNFGASLTGDIEAIQFQGGALGFASGIEYRKESGEFNPSAETQSGATYSNQQDATSGDFAVTEVFAEFNLPILSGAKYADELSVDAAVRYSDYDTFGGQATYKLGAVYAPTENLRFRSSLSTAFRAPGIYELYSGTAQSYETLIDPCDTSKSNTKGQGDHCGDLSSSFLQAGNQIATNIGGNQDLQPEESTSFTAGVVWTPAFTEDLSITLDYFNVEIKDAITSTDLQQLLDDCYRSGIAAACSEDLVRRDSTGQIVHLEGSLQNIGEINTSGIDIDIVQNFHYDTGKLALRAQATHLLEYDVYDSQTKQTTDNVDYIGTTGDAYTKWRGLASATWYADNWDFGADVQYIGDGHSPYLDMPSHTYLNLKAGWDVNEAMRLTAGIDNVTDREPATTSGSNWNATYDYQGRYAWAGVTYQF
- a CDS encoding TonB-dependent receptor plug domain-containing protein, with translation MKKNLLSAAVKGALGLTVAAIMVPTMPAFAQEDAEMVEEVIVTGSRIKRADLDSSSPVTVLTAEDMQATGITDVGDLLQRLPAMSGSPIGTTTNNGGSGAVNVDLRGLGVVRTLTLVNGKRTVDGGDYQTIPAAMIERVEILKDGASAAYGADAVAGVVNIITKKDFEGVQLDIQSSDSFEADAGGQQSFSFLAGKSFDGGNVVFGAEYVKQKEIYQSDVPWDYFQNSYYILDGDEFEANGATSGFPLGSSRIPEGRLQRGNLTQRFFDLNGDGTANTARLVDHAGNINYITNDDGDLVANSKFVASQGNPTFDHADVFMNAGNGVVEFDGRSYNYAPVNYIQTPYERVNIFTEANFDLTDNVKFYSEFRANLRTSAQQLAPQPYASGGDPGYNGFYTLVDPLTGNPLREVNVGTDDDPNWVYTDDQSAGREVEASSYIGISEDNFYNPFDMPIIDARRRVVESDRRFEQEISQFQAIAGLTGSIQEWDWEVSYNKGYRQRSDQDFGQFYGPNLSKAMGPSADLDGDGTPECYTDINNPQTLIEGCVPIDLFGGAGSLTDEMLAYVGTVVVDKTTTEQDQFMASITGDLFELPAGTLGSAFGYEYRREHYAYQPDSAKVADEVTGNTGAGTEGGYNVNSLFAEFFAPLYDNGTQSLDMTLGVRWDDYSTFGANTVYQVGLEAQIIDGLKFRATQGEVFRAPSIIELYRGVTDSFPSYDDPCNSANVGKSPGCAQTAPQTDTQVLARVGGNENLDPETGDTFTVGFVWTPELPYGDMSLTLDYWQTELDDMIDNLGAQFILDDCYQNGNSDACSLIVRNNDYSIAYLEDTYLNVASLTAKGVDTEIRYGFDTDFGRFETSLLWVRQLENSRVAFAGADTEDYVGTMNSDSETYAEDKANYAVNWYWNDLSVSYLGEYISGIKADASYSDYTQKIDYQLYHDLAASYNFSQTNTRVSFGITNLTNEEPPYIDAGFNASTDPSVYRLFGRSYYLRLSQEF
- a CDS encoding tetratricopeptide repeat protein, with the translated sequence MKTLLLLSLLLFLSACARLPSGHIQPIDLEDALSGEALLGRTVSMEELPQEDLLGLDPEIRAYLKELAPNASPQSRLAALIRAFELRDFTVEYDESATLTAMETYRLARGNCLAFTLMMVAMARELGAEASFNQVEVPPVWSHDEAETFVVYRHVNMVSESSRGRRVVDFNLAVYDPAYDQHILDDTTVFALFYSNRGVELMREGEREQAFLYLRKALELRPQRSDLWANLGALYSHFGFLTEAQQSYQQALHLKSSNLVAISNLERLYRYNGQQALADEYAKRARYHRGRNPYYLFYQAREAYEQGDFKRAERRLRRAVSHYEGDHRFHFLLGLARYQLGEMAASRESFEEAFSLVTSPSTVNAYQRKLHLIMQSE